A stretch of the Nematostella vectensis chromosome 1, jaNemVect1.1, whole genome shotgun sequence genome encodes the following:
- the LOC5507518 gene encoding histone H4, whose amino-acid sequence MSGRGKGGKGLGKGGAKRHRKILRDNIQGITKPAIRRLARRGGVKRISGLIYEETRGVLKVFLENVIRDAVTYTEHAKRKTVTAMDVVYALKRQGRTLYGFGG is encoded by the coding sequence ATGTCCGGTCGCGGTAAAGGAGGTAAAGGTCTAGGAAAGGGAGGCGCGAAGCGTCATCGCAAGATCCTCCGGGATAACATCCAGGGCATCACCAAGCCCGCCATTCGCCGTCTCGCCCGCCGTGGAGGAGTCAAGCGAATTTCTGGCCTCATCTACGAGGAGACCCGTGGTGTTCTCAAAGTCTTCCTTGAAAACGTAATCCGTGATGCTGTCACCTACACCGAGCACGCTAAGCGCAAGACTGTCACCGCCATGGACGTTGTCTACGCTCTGAAGCGACAGGGCCGAACCCTGTACGGATTTGGCGGCTAG